In a single window of the Niabella ginsenosidivorans genome:
- the traK gene encoding conjugative transposon protein TraK, giving the protein MKNIDTAFQYMRMFTILIVTGSLLLCGYVVYRTSATLIAGRGKVYVLINGKLVEAIAQDRNLPVELRDHIRTFHTLFFTLSPDEKAIQSQITKALYLADGSARRIYQNMKEAGYYNNMISGNISQTIEIDSIELDMEKAPYKFRCVGRQYITRPTSVLTRSIVTAGYIRPGLVQSDNNNHGFLIERWEIISNQDIKTESR; this is encoded by the coding sequence ATGAAAAATATAGATACGGCGTTCCAGTATATGCGGATGTTTACTATCCTAATTGTAACAGGTAGTTTACTGCTCTGCGGTTATGTAGTCTATCGTACGAGCGCTACGCTGATTGCAGGCCGGGGTAAAGTCTATGTATTGATAAACGGAAAACTGGTTGAGGCGATTGCACAGGACCGGAACCTGCCCGTAGAATTAAGGGATCATATCCGAACCTTTCATACATTGTTTTTCACTTTATCTCCGGATGAAAAAGCAATCCAGTCGCAGATCACTAAAGCCCTGTACCTGGCTGACGGTTCAGCTCGCCGCATCTATCAGAACATGAAAGAAGCCGGGTACTACAATAATATGATATCGGGTAATATTTCACAGACTATAGAAATAGACAGTATTGAGCTGGACATGGAAAAAGCTCCGTATAAGTTCCGTTGTGTGGGCCGCCAATATATTACCCGCCCAACTTCCGTACTGACGCGCAGTATTGTTACAGCAGGATATATCAGGCCGGGTTTGGTGCAAAGTGATAACAATAATCACGGTTTTTTGATTGAACGATGGGAAATTATCAGTAACCAGGATATTAAAACAGAAAGCCGTTAA
- a CDS encoding conjugal transfer protein TraI — translation MKKIVMIFMLSIGLSLMPTQKSHAVVWVVVKAVLVKVIKAMDLAVQRLQNKTIWLQNAQKTLENTLSKVKLDEISDWVKKNKEQYAKYYDELAQVKEAITGYKRVKAIMEKQVRVVEEYKRAFGLFKQDKHFTPDEINYMTKVYSGIVDESLKNLDQLFLVVGTLGTKMSDGKRLEIINKAAEGIDETLGDLRMFNSQNVRLSLQRSKDLQEVQTVKALYGIE, via the coding sequence ATGAAAAAGATAGTAATGATATTTATGTTATCTATAGGTCTTTCCTTAATGCCTACACAAAAGAGCCATGCCGTTGTGTGGGTGGTGGTGAAGGCTGTATTGGTAAAAGTGATCAAGGCAATGGACCTTGCCGTACAACGCCTGCAAAATAAAACCATTTGGTTACAGAATGCGCAAAAGACGTTAGAGAATACTTTGTCAAAAGTGAAGCTCGATGAAATTTCCGATTGGGTAAAAAAGAACAAAGAGCAATACGCAAAGTATTATGATGAGCTGGCGCAGGTAAAAGAAGCAATCACCGGGTATAAGCGGGTAAAGGCCATCATGGAAAAACAGGTTCGGGTGGTAGAAGAATACAAAAGGGCCTTTGGGCTTTTTAAGCAGGACAAACATTTTACGCCGGATGAAATTAATTATATGACAAAAGTATATTCCGGTATTGTCGATGAAAGTTTAAAGAACCTGGATCAGCTCTTTTTAGTAGTGGGCACCCTCGGCACCAAAATGAGCGACGGCAAGCGCCTGGAAATTATTAACAAGGCTGCCGAAGGCATTGATGAGACCCTGGGCGATCTGCGCATGTTTAATTCGCAAAACGTCCGGTTAAGCCTGCAACGATCCAAAGACTTGCAGGAAGTGCAGACAGTAAAAGCTTTGTATGGCATTGAATAA
- the traJ gene encoding conjugative transposon protein TraJ, whose product MRRAWKAATLIAVVGMLLPITTQAQTISGWADEIQSLHSVLDQLHAEMLPMCSELIGVGRGLAGFAALWYIAARVWGHISRAESIDFYPLFKPFVIGAAVAFFPSVIALIEGVMQPVVNGTKGMVDKSDAAIAVLLKQKEEAVKNSDVYQMYVGPTGEGDRDKWYKYTHPDENPDDEGWMESVGNDIRFAAAKFGYNFRNGIKEVIAEVLQLLFAAASLAINTMRTFNLIILAILGPLVFGLSVFDGFGHTLKHWLARYINVFLWLPIANLFGAVIGKIQEQMLQIDISQVAETGDTFFSRTDLGYMIFLIIGIMGYFSVPNIANQVLWVGGGDSLTGKATGAAMAAGGVAGAMAGRALAGAGNIMKTPYNIHQGYSGKDGGSGTAADIGSKIGGAGAYMYDKLKGGKKDKEKE is encoded by the coding sequence ATGAGGAGAGCTTGGAAAGCTGCGACGCTTATCGCAGTAGTGGGCATGTTATTGCCAATAACAACGCAGGCGCAGACAATCAGCGGATGGGCCGATGAAATACAAAGCCTGCATAGCGTCCTGGATCAGTTGCATGCGGAAATGCTGCCGATGTGCAGCGAATTGATCGGCGTGGGACGCGGCCTTGCAGGGTTTGCGGCGCTCTGGTATATCGCTGCGAGGGTGTGGGGACATATATCCAGGGCTGAATCTATTGATTTCTACCCTTTATTCAAACCGTTCGTTATCGGCGCGGCAGTGGCTTTTTTCCCGTCCGTGATCGCCCTGATTGAGGGCGTAATGCAGCCGGTGGTTAATGGTACCAAAGGTATGGTAGACAAATCGGACGCTGCTATTGCTGTTTTGCTGAAGCAAAAAGAGGAGGCGGTAAAAAATTCTGATGTCTACCAGATGTATGTAGGCCCTACCGGGGAAGGCGACCGGGACAAATGGTACAAGTACACGCATCCTGATGAAAACCCCGACGATGAGGGCTGGATGGAAAGTGTCGGCAATGATATTCGCTTCGCTGCCGCCAAATTTGGTTACAATTTCCGCAATGGTATTAAAGAAGTAATCGCTGAAGTGCTGCAGCTACTCTTTGCTGCGGCGTCCCTTGCCATCAACACGATGCGCACTTTTAATCTAATTATACTGGCCATCCTGGGGCCGTTGGTTTTCGGATTGAGCGTCTTTGATGGCTTCGGTCATACGCTCAAACATTGGCTGGCCCGGTATATCAATGTATTCTTATGGTTACCTATTGCGAATCTTTTCGGGGCAGTGATCGGCAAGATCCAGGAACAGATGTTACAAATTGACATCAGCCAGGTAGCAGAAACCGGCGATACCTTTTTCAGCCGTACCGATCTGGGCTACATGATATTTCTCATTATCGGCATCATGGGTTATTTCTCTGTACCCAATATTGCCAACCAGGTGCTTTGGGTTGGTGGCGGCGATTCCCTTACCGGCAAGGCTACCGGTGCAGCTATGGCAGCAGGTGGTGTTGCGGGTGCAATGGCAGGCCGTGCACTTGCCGGAGCCGGTAATATCATGAAAACGCCCTACAATATACATCAGGGGTATTCCGGTAAAGACGGAGGCTCAGGTACGGCGGCGGACATTGGCAGCAAAATAGGTGGTGCAGGCGCTTATATGTATGATAAACTTAAAGGCGGTAAAAAGGATAAGGAAAAAGAGTAG